A genomic region of Raphanus sativus cultivar WK10039 chromosome 6, ASM80110v3, whole genome shotgun sequence contains the following coding sequences:
- the LOC108851918 gene encoding beta-glucosidase 32-like isoform X2 gives MDNGDIAVDFYHRYKDDIKLIKQMNMDTFRFSISWSRILPSGKLSDGVNNEGIQFYKNLIDEILKNGIKPFVTIYHWDIPQALDDEYGGFLSPRIIDDFRNFAKVCFQEFGDKVDMWITFNEPYIYSVAGYDKGNKAMGRCSKWVNSLCVAGDSSTEPYIVSHHLLLAHAAAVEEFRNCDKISQDGKIGIVLSPFWVEPYDVNSHADKEAVERALDYYLGWHLDPLVFGDYPKAIKRNAGKRLPSFTRKQTEMIRNSFDFIGINYYSARYVTRQLQRDPSRLRFTTDQHVEYKVTNRDGDYISSESDELKFIYVYPEGLRKLLNHIKNKYNNPTIYITENGYDDYDVGTVPRAQLLKDTKRIQYHEKHFQELHKAITEDGCDVRGYSAWSLLDNFEWEHGYTMRFGLYYVDYADGLKRYAKDSAKWFKKFLERKEKVTSLGLFSSIKKWWSALQIV, from the exons ATGGACAATGGAGACATAGCCGTTGATTTTTATCATCGATATAAG GATGACATCAAGTTGATCAAGCAAATGAATATGGATACTTTTAGATTTTCCATCTCTTGGTCAAGAATACTACCAA GTGGGAAACTAAGCGATGGGGTAAACAACGAAGGAATTCAATTCTATAAAAACCTCATTGATGAAATCCTCAAAAACG GCATAAAACCTTTTGTAACCATCTACCATTGGGATATCCCTCAAGCTTTGGACGATGAGTACGGTGGATTTTTAAGCCCTCGAATCAT TGATGATTTCCGGAACTTTGCAAAAGTCTGCTTTCAAGAATTCGGTGACAAGGTCGATATGTGGATAACATTCAACGAGCCTTATATTTATAGTGTTGCGGGTTATGACAAGGGCAACAAAGCAATGGGACGATGCTCAAAATGGGTAAACAGCTTATGCGTGGCTGGTGATTCAAGCACCGAACCTTATATAGtttctcatcatcttcttctagCTCATGCTGCAGCTGTTGAAGAGTTTAGAAATTGTGACaag ATCTCCCAAGATGGAAAAATAGGCATAGTGTTATCACCATTTTGGGTCGAACCTTATGATGTTAATTCCCATGCTGATAAAGAAGCAGTTGAACGAGCTCTTGACTACTACCTTGGTTG GCATCTTGATCCTCTAGTCTTCGGGGACTATCCAAAAGCAATTAAAAGAAACGCTGGAAAAAGATTGCCTTCGTTCACCAGAAAACAGACTGAAATGATAAGAAACTCGTTTGATTTTATTGGAATAAACTACTACAGTGCTCGATATGTCACACGCCAACTTCAGAGAGACCCTTCACGACTTCGTTTCACCACCGATCAACACGTGGAGTACAAAG TGACAAATCGTGACGGCGACTACATTTCCTCAGAATCG GATGAACTCAAATTTATCTATGTATATCCCGAGGGCCTACGAAAGCTtctaaatcatattaaaaataaatacaacaaCCCAACTATCTACATAACTGAAAACG GATATGATGACTACGATGTTGGGACAGTTCCACGTGCTCAACTATTAAAGGACACGAAGAGAATACAGTACCACGAGAAACATTTTCAAGAACTACATAAAGCCATCAC CGAGGATGGGTGTGACGTTAGAGGCTATTCCGCATGGTCGTTGTTGGATAACTTCGAATGGGAACATGGATACACGATGAGATTTGGTCTATACTACGTTGATTATGCAGATGGTCTAAAACGATATGCTAAAGATTCAGCCAAGTGGTTCAAAAAGTTCCTGGAGAGAAAGGAGAAAGTAACATCGTTGGGTCTGTTTAGTAGCATCAAGAAATGGTGGTCTGCGTTGCAGATTGTCTAA